A region of the Geomonas subterranea genome:
CCGAAGAAGACGTCGACGCCGAGTTCGTCCCGGAAGCGCAGCGCCGCGTCGTGCCGTCCGATGTTCGCCCGCAGGCGCCGCATCCGCTCCATGGCCGCGCCGAAATCGGGGCGCACCCCTTCGCCCTGCGTGACACCGAAGGTGCCGGAGCGGGCGTCGAAGACGGCGCGGGCCGCCCGCAGGAGCGCCTTGGAGGGGACGCAGCCGACGTTCAGGCAGTCGCCGCCGAGAAAGGCGCGCTCGATGAGCGCCACCCGCGCCCCCAGGCCGGCCGCACCCGCCGCGCAGACCAGCCCCGCGGTACCGGCACCAACCACGACCAGGTTGTAACGGTCAGCGGGCGCGGGGTTGGACCATCCATCGGGACGCACCCTTGCCGCAAGCAGGCGGTTCTGCTCGGTGTCCGGCACAAGGTGGAGAGCATCGGTCATAGTGGTCACCCGCTTTCACCGCGGCGGTGGGCAAGCTCCTGAAATAGCGTCCATTGAAGGGAGTGAATGAACCAGCGCTTCGATAATTCCCGGTGCACTTTTGCTCCGTTTCCCTTATCATTTTTATCATAATAATCGCGGGGAGGCCGGGCCAATTAGGAGAACCATCGGCATCGGCAGTGCAACCGCCTGAAATCACAGTACCGACAGTAGCCGCAGAACTCATTTGGCCGACGACACGGAGGAGCCCATGAGCCGAGCAGCTGGGACGAACAGCATCACCGGGACTCGTTCCGAAAAGAGCACCCATAAAAAGACAGCAAAGGCCATGCGCCTTTCCCGCAACGAGCTTGCCGCGCAACTGGAGCTCTACGCCGACCTTTATGAGCACGCGCCGGTCGCCCATATCACCCTGGACCGCCACGGCGTGATCCGTTCCGTCAACCTCACCGGCGCCGACATGTTGGGAGTGGAGCGTTCCTCCCTGCTGGGGCGCAAGTTCGCTGACCTGTTCAGCGAGAGCTCCCGCCGCCCCCTGGCGGAGTTTTTCGAGCGCCTCCTCGCCTCCAACGAGGGCAACTCCTGCAACGTCCTTTTGTCCGATGCCGGGAACGCGCTGCAACAGCTGCGCATCGTCGCCATCCCCTGCCGCGGCCGCTCCGAAATCAGACTCGCCCTGATAGAGATCACCGAGAGCGAAAAGGCCGCCAAGGCGCTGGGTATATCCGAGGCGCGCTACCGTGGCCTCTTCGAGGCCGCCAAGGACGGCATCATGATCGTCGACGCGGCCACTGGCGAGATACATGACGTCAACCCCTTCCTCATGGAGATGCTGGGGTTTCAGCGGGACGAGCTTGTGGGGAGGCTGCTGTGGGACGTCCCGCCGCTGACGGTGCTGGCGGCAAGCGAGACCGAATTCGCGGTGCTCCAGCACCGGGATTACCTGCACAACGACGATCTGCGCCTGTCGACGCGCGACGGCCGCAGCGTGATCGTGGAGGTGGTCGTCACCGGATACAGTATCGACCGCAGCAAGGTGCTGCAGTTCAACATCCGCGACATCACGGTGCGCAAGAACGCGGAGGAGGCTCTTTCCAAGAGCGAGGAACAATGCCGCACCATCGTCAGCAACATCAACGAGTACGTCTACAGCGTCCGCTTCGAGGACGGCGACATCAAGTCCGTCTACCACAGCCCCAAATGCCTGGACATCACCGGGTACAGCCCGGAGGAATACTACCGGGACCCGCTTTTGTGGTTCACCATGATCCACGATGAGGACCGCAACCAGGTGGTCCAATTCCTGAACAGCATCTTCGCCGGAGAGGACCAGGCCCCCATCCGGCACCGGATCGTGCACAAGGACGGGTCGATACGCTGGATCCTCAACAACTGTGCGGTGCAACGGATCCGCAAGGGGAACCGGGTGACCATCTCGCGCCTGGACGGCTTCATCCTCGACATCACCGACATAAAGCGCGCGGAGGAGAACATCTTTTTCCTCGCCCACCACGACCCGCTCACCAAGCTCCCCAACCGCAGCACCCTCTACGCCAGGATCGAGGATGTGCTCCGGGTGGCCCAGAAAACGCGCACCAGCGTGGCGCTTCTCTTCCTCGACATCGACGGTTTCAAGCAGATCAACGACTCCATGGGGCACGACATTGGGGACCGGCTGCTGCAATCGGTGGCGCGCAAGCTCGGGGACTGTACCCGCTCCTGTGACGTGGTGGCGCGGCTGGGGGGAGACGAATTCGTGGTGGTGCTGTGGGACTGCGGGGTGAGCGAAACCAGCTTCGTGGCGGAGAAGATCGTCAACGCGGGGTTCCCACTGCAGGGAACCAACGTGATCGTGACCCCCAGCATCGGCATCAGCCTCTATCCCGAGGACGGCAAGGACTACCTCGCCCTTCTGAAGCACGCCGACATCGCCATGTACCACGCCAAGAAACTGGGGGGGAACAACTTCCAGTTCTTCACCCACAAGCTCAACGAGATGGCGCACGAGCGCTTCGCCCTCGAGGCGGAGTTGCGCCATGCGCTCGAGCACGACGAATTCGTGCTGCACTACCAGCCCAAGGTAGACCTGGCCACCGGCCACTTCACCAGCATGGAGGCCCTGATCCGCTGGCAGCATCCGGAACGCGGCCTGATCATGCCGGAGCATTTCATCCATATCGCCGAGGAAAGCGGCCTCTTGCACCAGATCAGCAAGTGGATCATCCCCACCGTATGCCGGCAGATCCGGCAGTGGCAGCACCAGGGGCTTGGGCAGGTCTCGGCGGCGGTGAACCTCTCCGCCAGCTTCTTCCAGCACCGCGACTTCGAGGAGACCATCGAGGCGTCGCTGCTGGAGACCGGCATCCCGCCGGAGTCCCTGGAACTGGAGCTCACCGAGGCGACCATCATGAGCGATCCGCAGCGGGTGCTGGGGAGCATGGCGGCGATGAAGGCGCTGGGGCTTCAGCTTTCCATCGACGATTTCGGTACCGGCTACTCGAGCCTCAGCTACCTCAAGAAGCTGCCGGTGGACAAACTCAAGATCGACCAGTCCTTCATCCGAAATATCGCACGCGACAACGACAACGCAGCGGTGGTGCGGGCGGTGATCAGCATCGGGCGGAGCATGCAGCTCAGGGTCATCGCCGAAGGTGTGGAAAACGCCTCCCAGCTGGCCTGGCTGCAGGCTGAGGGGAGCGAGGAAGCGCAGGGGTACTACTTCAGCCGCCCGGTGCCGGTGCAGAAGATGACTGCGCTGCTCAAGGAAAAAGCGAATTTCCTGCACAACCCGCGAGGACGGCTGCAGGGCAGGCAGTTCTGAAAGGAGGACGGGGGAGTGGGGGAAGGCAGACGGCTCGACTGATGGCATCCCCCCTACCCCCTAGAGCCGGCAGTTGTTGAAGCCCGCAGTTACAAAAAACAAGAGGCCGGCGCAGGGAAATCCGCTTCCCATGCGCCGGCCTTTTGTCGTCTCGAACACGGTACGGCAACCAGGCCGCACCGTTACCCGTCAATCCTCGTCCTGCCCGTCGTCCTGCCCGTCGTCCTGCCCGTCGTCCTGCCCGTCGTCCTGCCCGTCGTCCTGCCCGTCGTCCTGCCCGTCGTCACCCCAGCCTTGGTCGTCATCATCAGGGGGCTCCAGGCCATACCGTGGCATGGGCGCGAAGCGGTGCATCATCTCCTGGTGGTTGCGCTCCATCTCATCGGTCAGTTCGGCCCGCTGACGCGCCATCGTCGCCACGGTCTCCGCCAGCAGGTCCAGCTTTTTCTCGCGCGGGGCCTGCTCCATCTCACGCACCAGCGCCGCGAGCTCCGCATCCTGCCCCTTCACCTTCCGCATCATCTTTTCCATCATCATCCCGTGCCCGAAGGGCCCGCCACGCATCCCGTCCCGGGCTCCCCGCCCGGTGGCGCAGCCCGGAGTTCCGCAGCCGGCGAGCACCGGCTCGAGATGCCGCTTCACCTGATCCGGGTCGATGCGGTCCTGCAGCACCAACTGTTCCAGTTCCCTCAGGTGGGTCTTCACCTGCACCAGGTGTTCATCCATCATGCGCTGCCGCTCGGGGGGCACCTCCACCGATGCGCCGGCGCGGTACTTTTCCATCTCCTCGACGCCGCGCCTCATCTCCGCCACCGCCACCCGCGCCAGTTGCGCCGGGACCGGGGCACCCTGGTCAGCGGCGGCGTAAAGGAGGTGGCCAAAGTTGGCGACGTTTCTGTGGTAGGCCATCATCAGCAGGTGCTGGGGGGAGCGCATCATCTGCTGTCCCTTCGGGTTCTTCATCACGTAGCCCGGGGAACCCGGCACGGCGTCCCGCATCTGCGGCTTCCCGTCGGAAGCCGGGCGGTCCTGGCCGGCTGCGAGGGCCGGCAAAGCGGCAAGAACTGCTAAGGCTATCATCATCTTTCTCACTGGCGGCTTCCCCCTGGGTACGGTTTGGAGTCGGGGCCCCGTGGCCCCGCCTCTTTCTCTTTGCTGCGGTTTACTGGCTAGAGCGGCCTGCGTCCCTGAATCAGGTTAAGTATAACGATGATGATGGCGATGACCAGCAGCAGGTGGATGAAGCCCCCCAAGGTATAGCTCGTCACCAGCCCCAACAGCCACAGTACCAAAAGAATCACCACGATGGTCCAGAGCATCTCTGCCTCCTTTGGGAGCTTTCCGTTGATTGCCGGAGCTCCCGGTTGCCTGTGTCACTTACCCACTCTGAGCTTCGTCAGGTTGTCCAGTAGTCCGAACACGTTCAAAAGCCAGAGCACGACCACGATGACTACTACGGCGTTGAGTATCGACTTGATCGATCCAGCCATGGGGATGTACGTGTTGACGAGCCATAGCAGGACCCCGACCACGATCAGAACCAGTAAGACATGTACCAGCGGCATGGGTGCCTCCTCTTTGACCGGCTGTCCGTTGCAACTAGGGGTAGCGCCACGATCACCAGCAGAGCGACCGCAGCCACCACCGGGCATCCCGGGAAACTCCCGCGAAGGCACCCTCCGCAGCGTTGTCTCCACCCGGTGGCAGGCCAGGTGCGGCGCTATTTCTCCAGTTTTTTCTCCGCCTTACCGACGTTTTTCTCGACCTTGCCGGTAATTTTTTCCCCCCTGCCCTCTTGCTCCATGGAAACATTGCGGGTGCCCTTTCCAGCCGTTTCTTTGACCTGTCCTTTCAACTCATGCATTTTCCCTTTGCCTTGCTCTTTCGTGCTCGCTTTCATGGTGTACCTCCTGATGATGCTTTGGTGCCTGGAAGGTGCAGGTTGCATGGTGACTGCGGTCGCTCTGCTGGCGATCGACGCGGCGGCTGAACAGGAAAGCGTACCATTAATATTAAATTTTATTAAT
Encoded here:
- a CDS encoding sensor domain-containing protein, giving the protein MSRAAGTNSITGTRSEKSTHKKTAKAMRLSRNELAAQLELYADLYEHAPVAHITLDRHGVIRSVNLTGADMLGVERSSLLGRKFADLFSESSRRPLAEFFERLLASNEGNSCNVLLSDAGNALQQLRIVAIPCRGRSEIRLALIEITESEKAAKALGISEARYRGLFEAAKDGIMIVDAATGEIHDVNPFLMEMLGFQRDELVGRLLWDVPPLTVLAASETEFAVLQHRDYLHNDDLRLSTRDGRSVIVEVVVTGYSIDRSKVLQFNIRDITVRKNAEEALSKSEEQCRTIVSNINEYVYSVRFEDGDIKSVYHSPKCLDITGYSPEEYYRDPLLWFTMIHDEDRNQVVQFLNSIFAGEDQAPIRHRIVHKDGSIRWILNNCAVQRIRKGNRVTISRLDGFILDITDIKRAEENIFFLAHHDPLTKLPNRSTLYARIEDVLRVAQKTRTSVALLFLDIDGFKQINDSMGHDIGDRLLQSVARKLGDCTRSCDVVARLGGDEFVVVLWDCGVSETSFVAEKIVNAGFPLQGTNVIVTPSIGISLYPEDGKDYLALLKHADIAMYHAKKLGGNNFQFFTHKLNEMAHERFALEAELRHALEHDEFVLHYQPKVDLATGHFTSMEALIRWQHPERGLIMPEHFIHIAEESGLLHQISKWIIPTVCRQIRQWQHQGLGQVSAAVNLSASFFQHRDFEETIEASLLETGIPPESLELELTEATIMSDPQRVLGSMAAMKALGLQLSIDDFGTGYSSLSYLKKLPVDKLKIDQSFIRNIARDNDNAAVVRAVISIGRSMQLRVIAEGVENASQLAWLQAEGSEEAQGYYFSRPVPVQKMTALLKEKANFLHNPRGRLQGRQF
- a CDS encoding lmo0937 family membrane protein; protein product: MLWTIVVILLVLWLLGLVTSYTLGGFIHLLLVIAIIIVILNLIQGRRPL
- a CDS encoding Thivi_2564 family membrane protein, which translates into the protein MPLVHVLLVLIVVGVLLWLVNTYIPMAGSIKSILNAVVVIVVVLWLLNVFGLLDNLTKLRVGK
- a CDS encoding CsbD family protein is translated as MKASTKEQGKGKMHELKGQVKETAGKGTRNVSMEQEGRGEKITGKVEKNVGKAEKKLEK